The window TCGGATGACGCTGGGATAGATTCTGGGATACTGGATAGGTAGGCTGCTAGACCGGCCAATATGAGCGACAATGGGCTTGTAGTCGGTCTGCAGTTATGGTTAGACGGGCTCGTGTACGCGATACATCGTGAAAGAGGGTAAAGGGGAGAAAGGCGTACGGTAAATTCTGGATAGTTTCATGCACTGAATCTGGAATCTCCTGCATCTGTTGAGCCAGCGTCCGACTTAGTTCCGCCCGCTGATGCGCCGTCGGATACTTGCCCCAGACCAGCAAGTGGAACATGCCCTCAAAGTCGGCGTCCCACAGCTGCTCGAGGGTATATCCACGAAAAAGCAATTGCCCTCGCTCGTGGTCACTATATATGTACTATATGGTCAACACTGCGCAGGCAGGAGGCGTCGCAGCCGCCGCAAGCTCACGAGAAGCTGATAGCAGATTCCACCACCGTGGTGTTTTGCAGGCCTGGGTCATGGACTCGCAATCCGTGGCCAACTTGGTCTGCTCGGTCTGTGCCCGCAGAGGGGGCGCGGATGCGCTGGAGATCTGTTGCTCGCACTGCATTGCGGTTGATGGGGATCTCGTAGTGGAGGTTGGTGCGCGAGTCGCGGATAAACAGGGTGCCGGTCGACATGATTGATGCTGGTGAGGGCTGACCATCTGGGGGGTGAGATACAAACCCATGCCCTAGGATCTTATACCCGATGGCGATCGAGATAAATGTTCCGACGGTAGCTAATGTCACCGTGTGTCTGTGACATGTGTAGTCCTTGAAATACCTAGGTAGGTCCGGGGTAAGGTAATCCGGTAATGTAGAGATCAGGACAATAATTGGGGTACATAAATAACGGTCATAGTCATATTGAAATAGCTATCGTTTATTTTGTTTCCGTCATGAGCATGCCTTCCATATTTCGCAATCCCCTCCGCGTTCTTACTCGGGCATGTGCTTGAAGGGCTTGGCAAGGTGTTCCTGGCAGAAAGGAAGCTTGCTGACAGTCCAGATTTCGGTATCCTGTATGTCATCATTAGCGTTGGTGTCTGCCAAATCTGTCTGTAACATACCGGCTTGAGGTTCTTCTTGATTTCCGTGTCGAGGGTGCCAGCCTTCAGAGCAATAATCTCCGGCGCCGCATCGGGATCATGAGCAATGGGCGAGCCGCACTCAGAGCAGAAGGAGCGGTGGACGGCGTTGCCGGagctgcccttgccggtCCATGTCTTGACGGGGCCCTTGACAGTTAGCTTGGCCTTGGGCACGACGGCGACCAGGGCTGGATAACAGTTAGTAATAATTTCTTGGAAGGAAGCAGGGCCAGCGTGTGCGTACAGTAGGTGGAGCCACTCTGGCGCTGGCAGTCATCGCAATGGTCATAGGCGGTGATGAGCGGCTCGTCGACATCGACGGAGTATGTGACCGCGTTGCAAAGACAGTGACCGGTGAGAGGCatggtggagagagaggacCTTGGAAGAATTGGGGACCTTGAGAGTGCGCGAGGAAGCTACTTAAGAAGAACCCGATTTTCTAAATGGATTGCGTCATGTGTTTTCTGATTCCAAATCCGTGTCGATTCCAAATTCCTTCGTGAATGCATGGCCATGACAAATTGAGGGCTCCACTGCTCCGACCAGTCAGAGCGAGAGACGCCGTCGGGACAGAAGTAAGCTTCCCTGGTCGGTCCACTCGGTCGGGTCGGACCATACATAACTACCATCACTACGGGACTCACGCCGGGTGAAATGACAGCTCCTATTAGAGTATTCCCTTATTCAAGGCCCCGCCGGGCATGCTCCATCTTATCCGCCGCACTCTGCACCATCGTCAGTCTCGTCCACCGCTTATTCTCGCTTCTCCACTCACCTGCATCTGGGCCGCCATTCCGGCACTCGGGTTCTGTCCGCCGTACAGTAGGGACTCGTTCCGCTGCGCAATCCGCGCATCCTCCTTGGTCACATATACCGGCACATCTGCCGAGACCGGGGGCAGACCCAAGGCTTCGTTGCGATTGGCGATAGACCGCACCTGCGCCGAGACGGAGCCCATCCCGGGTGGTCTGTTGAAGGCACGGCCCTGAATATTGAAGACCGGGTAAGTTAAGTCCGTTCCCCACGCATAGCCCTCGACCAGCCCTTACATACCTCGGTGGCTTGGATCTCCCGTGCATCCTCCTGCGTGATGTGGCTCTGCGGCTTCCGCGAGACCTCGTCGAACTTGGTATCAAAGTTCATCTGGCGCATCGACAGGCTCTGCGCCGTGGCTGTGTTTCTCAGGTCACCTTGCCGTACCTTGACGTGTCTTGCCTTGCATGTTTGCAAGCAAAAGCAAATTCTCTCAAGACCTACCGGCTGGTCCGCCTCGAACTGGTCCGCTGCCCGTCAGCTCGGTTTCAGCTTGCGAAATCACCGACACGTCTTCGCGTGTGATGCGTTGCCCGCACTCCGCAGCACGCTTTAGCTCGCTGATGCTAGGGATTTCAAAACTCATGGCGGGTGCAGATTGGCTTTGTGTAGATTCATGACAAGAGATTCCGGGCATGGTATATATAGTAGCGGTGATGTCACGGTGAACACACCCAATGGCGGTTTGCCGCTCAATGGTGGCGTTGCCCTGTAGTAACGAATATCACGCAGTAGAGGAAATTGAGAGTAGCCGATTCTGAGTTCTATTTGAGAAGAATGGGCCAGGGAATAGGTTGAAGGATTATCGAAGGACTTgagcagacagaaagaagACCGATGAAAGGACCATTGCTTAACTGGAATCCGATAAAGTGTACTACGGAAGGGTCAACTATACGATATTTTGCAGTGTAACtcttttccccttccctAGATGACTACAGTCCATTCTTTCATACAGACACGTATAATCGAGTGGACAAAGACATGTGGACGCGCGTGTTTAATCTCCCTCTGATCTGGGAGAGATATATCCGCCTCTCTTTTCTATTCTGGTTAGTAAACTGTCATGAGGGGTTGtgttttttttctcttgGCGAATTCTCATAGTTCTTTTCTAGGATTCGTATCAAGGTCCATTCTTCTAGTCATCTAGCGCAAAGCCAAACTGAGGGACTTTCAGAAGCATGCCAAGTATCATATGGAATATACAAGAATATCACCAGTCTCCCACGATGTTGCACACTGTTGACAAATTCTAGGGGTAATGATCCGACGCTGAGGACACTGGCCGGGTGTGACTGCTACCGTTGAACATGTTCATCCCGTCGAGTGTTACGGAGCGACCCCACAAAGCCTCGGTGTAGTAGGACAGATATCACCCTCAAGGCACGGCAAGAGTCTGGTACGGTCATTCGGTACGGGGGTGTTATTTTCAATTCTCCCATTCATCAGTTCCAGAAAGAAGCAAGACGGGAAAGAAACCAAGGGGACTGGCCGTTATTTAACTCTTTGGACCCTTTGCGCTGACCAATCACGGACGGACCTGGACGTGCCGGTACCGGGACAACCGcaccttccttttctctctctccatcgcTCGAAGTCGCCGCTCCGGATCAACAGGAGCCTAAACAGGCACTCACTGCCCTTCTCTGTCGTTGCTCGTTCCCATTCCCGCCCCTGCGTGGTCGGTGCGGCACACCCTCTCTGCCTCAACCGATCCCGGCCGTCAACCCCGGTCCCGACCGACCATGCCCGAGCCATCCACAACGTAGGTTCTATCTCCAATCCTCAAACGTCGCACCCGTGCTAACATGAGCGTCACAGACTGcccaagaagggcaagaaggcatGCACCGAGTGTCGCCAGCAAAAGGTTCGcgagctgctgctcatgCGAGACGACAGATCTAACGATAACGCAGGCCAAATGCGATGTCTATGTGAATAATCCGTGCTCCCGTTGCCGGAAGATGAAGGCAGAATGTGTCATTTCCGACCCCTTCAAGCGAGAACACAAGCGCAAGTATGTCACGACCGGAGGAAAAGCGATTGTCTCCCATGCTAACCATAAGCTTTGGGCAGACGTCTCTCGGAGCTGCAAAAGGAATCCGAGGAGCTGCGCCGGAAATTGTCGGCCGAGTCACCCGATCCCTCGCCAATTGCCCTGctgacggcggcggcggagatgggtGTACGCGAAGGGCCGtctgccggtggtggtgatctgCACATTCCGGTGTCCCAGGTTGCCGCCGCTACTGCGTACCCGTTTACCACCTCCGGTCCGGCACCGGGTTGGACCGAAAATACGGCCGACATCACGAAGCCCCGATCAGTGAACGGCATTTGGGTGACCggagaggagattgatgattTGTTCCGGCTGTAGGCATCCCCCTTCGGTGTCTCAAGAGATTCACGACTAACATGAAAGTCTAGATTCTTTTCTCATTATGCACAGTTCATTCCCATACTCGACCCACAGACACTCCCGAATACATACTACGCCCAGTCACCGTTCCTCTTCTGGGCTGTAATCGGCGTGTCATGCCGAAACTACTCTCGCAATCCAACTCTGctgatggcgctggcgcaAAGCATCACGGAGATGGCCTTTCTCTCTGGCGTAtctccatcgccaccatggcACACGATCCAGGGACTACTGCTACTGCTAACATGGCCTCTTCCCAAGGGTCACCGTCCCGACGTGACGTTTACCATGAGCGGGCTGTTGCTCCACATCGCCATGCAAAATGGACTGCATATCCCCATGTCGAGCCATGAATTTTCCCGCGTGAAAATATCCGCGCCCTCGGAATCTGACATGATCCGGCGTGCGGAGCTGTGGGCCCATTGCGTTGTTGTGTACCAACGGTATGTTCATCATGGATAGCTTTGCAGTAAATTTTTTAACACTCGAGCAGCGTATGCGTGATCAAAGGACAATCGCCACGAATTTTGGTCAACCTCGCACAGGACCCTGCACAGCGGCAGCTTCTATTTGACAAGGTTGCTTCATCACTGGTGTTGAAGCTTCGGTGCCAGGAGCTCATGGCACGATGCAGCCAGGCCGTTCAGGAGAATGGAGTGCGCACCATGTCTGTGGACCAGGAACGCGCTCTGGATATTCTGCTGCGTACTTATGAAAGCCAGGTCGATGAACTAGAACTACAGGCCGTGACTGGTATGTGATTCTTGTCCTTCCTTTCCAATTTTTCTGAATACTCACCGCGGATGTAGACGACGAGCGGTATCATGCTGTCCTGTGCCGGATGGTAGTCCAGATATTTCATTTCTACAAAACCCAGACGATCCTATCCAGTGGTTGTTTCCCCCGGCTCGTGGCCACAGCATGCCACATGATCGATTTGATCCATATTATCACCAGCCGCCTGAACTCGGCTTCGATGGCGCCCGTTCAATTCGGATTCGGGCTCCTCCTCGCGTCTGTCGCGTTACTGCGGATTCTCAAAAGCAGCACCTCGCAGACGCTGGACACTGGACGAGCCCGAGAATCATTTTTCACCGCGATCAACCTAGCCAAGCAAATGTCCGTCGAGAGCACCGACATGGCTGCCAAGACCGTCACGGTCCTCAACGCTCTATGGAACAGCAGCAAAGCCTTCCGCAAAGCCGACGGCTCCGAGTATACAGGCCTGCGCATCCGCAGCCGGCTAGCCATCAGCGCCGTCGTAGATGCCATATGGTGGTACCGAGACGAGTTCGATCCCTCACGGTCTTTCGTCTTGGCTCAGGCGGAGCTGGGGGATGGTATTCTTCCTCCCCGTGCGCGAAGTGGCGCAGGCACTAATAATCCAGAGAGCACAGGCGTGGACTCGAATCGGGACGCATCATCCAGTGCCCTCCTGtccgctgctgcggcgtCGGCAGACCGACAGGAGTCGTTCTTGTTGGACGAGAACTTCCTCGATGACTTTGAGTGGGCGCTCGGAGACGATGCTTTGTTTTCCATAGATCCGGTTTCGACGTGGCCGTCTACGTCTACTCTGCTGTAAAAAAATACGCCCGGCATTATTGCAAATTATGATTGTACGATATTAGATATGGATCTGCATTTGGATCGCGCTGCGTTCGCACTACCCTACATGCCGCGCAGAATCAAATTGATTGACAGTCTCGATCGAGCTTCTAGATAGATCGGCCAGTCTCGGGATGTCTCCTGGAACATCCCTACTAGTTCACATCCCAACTAACGCTAAGTCGCGTCTTGGCCGATTTCCAGCCAATGGTTGTTGTAGCATCCTCGCGACTCGCCACCCAAACTAGAGCCGGAAGGGTTTGTCCGCCAGCTAACAAAGAAAGCGTCTGCTcgatggagaagcagctAGCAATGGCTTCCAGCCTAGTGAGTTATTCCTTGTTTATGAGTTTCTACCCCCTTCTTATTATCCCATGTTGGCGCTCCAGACTAAAAATGGCAATTCCCCGACGGCAGCCATTGATATGGCTTCCCCGCATTATTTCGGGAGGAAGCAGACCAGACGATCATGTCTCCATGCCGACCATGATTCTCGAAGGGATTGGTAAGGGGTTTCGGTAAAATAAAATGAAGTCCCTGAACGATGCACCATGATTCGCCGCAGACCATGTATGGAGCACAAGCACCTTCCTAATACCCATTTCCTGCCGAAGATAAAGCACCCTTGGTAGCAGAGAGGAATCACGAGCACATGCTTTTCTACGACAAGTGGCAGAGCTAAAATCTGCGAAACAGGCACTAGGGCTAGCGGGCCCCACGTTTCCCCCGAATAGACCTAAGCTAAACTACTAGCGGCGTTGGCTTATCTCTATTCACGCCACGACTGGGCCTTCCCGCTTGCTCTGGCGGAGTGGGCGTTATCGATGGCACAGAAATTGTGCACGAGCCTGGGGGTCATAGTTCGCTGCTAGACGTGATAAGGGCATCGGACACCCCAATCAGGGAAGTTGAAGCTTGAGTCGTGGAAGTAGAAGTAACCCAAGGAACGCCACTCCATTGTAGTAGTCCTAGTTGTAGTTATCACGTCTTTGCACAACCTAAGCTGGGTATTTGGCGAGGCAGACGCCAGATCTGCCTGCCGCCGATTGGGGCTGCCGTGCACCACCAGCCAGGTTACATACACTGTTCTTCACTCGTTAGTCTTCCATAAATAACAATCACTTCTGTTTTCACactctctcctttctttcaCCCATCCTCTCTGATCCTTcccatctttctctcttttctttctttctttctttctttcttgctctcaCTTCTCCATCTGATTCATtcaccatggagaagaacgagTCTGAGATCGCCGTAACCACCGGTGCTATGGTCGACGAGAAAGCCGTGCCCGATGATGCGCTCACGCAGCTGCGTAACCTGAAGGAGCATCACCACTGGGACCCCAACCTGCCGGACGATGTGCTCGAGGAGGTCGATGAGGCCCTGAACACTTCGGACAAGGGTGCCCAGATTGAGATTGCACACGAGCTGCTCGACAACTCTCCCTACATCGAAGTGCGCGCTGCCGTGCCCAACGTTGATGAAGGTGGCTCTGCGAATACACTGCGCGCGTGGGTCATCGGCCTGGTCTTCGCGACCATCGGCTCTGCCCTGAAcatgctcttctccatgcgcCAGCCCTACATTGTCATCCCCTCCTACATCGCCCAAGTGTGCGCCTACCCCGTGGGCAGGGCCTGGGAGAAGATCATGCCAAACAAGACCTTCCGCTTCTTTGGTCGTGAGATTATCTTGAACCCTGGGCCcttcaacaagaaggagCATGCAGTCATTGTCATCATGGCCAATGCCACCTTTGGTGGAGGTGCCGCCTACGCGACCGATACCTTGCTGGCCCAGCGTGCTTTCTACAACCAGCGCTACGGCTGGCCCTTTGAGATCTTTATGTGTATCTCGACGCAGATGCTCGGGTTCGGTATGGCTGGCTTCTTTTCGCGCTGGCTGGTCACCCCGGCTGCCATGATCTGGCCGTCCACCTTGATCAACACGTCTCTCTTCACTGCTCTGCACGACCACTCCCGTCCCGATCCTCGCAAGGTCTCTGGATGGAAGATTGGGAAGTACCGCCTGTTCCTCTACACCATGATCGCCGCGTTCTGCTGGTACTGGTTCCCGGGCTACATTGCCCCGTTCCTGAGTGTCTTCGCCTGGATCACCTGGATCAAGCCGCAGAATGTCGTGGTCAACCAGTTGTTCGGTGGCTGGACTGGTCTCTCCCTCATTCCCATGACCTTTGACTGGACTCAGATCTCGGGCTTCAACTTCAGCCCGCTGATTGCTCCGTGGTATGCCATCGCCAACACCCTGCTGGGCATGGTCATCTTTTTCTGGATCGTCACTTGCGGCGTTCACTTCTCGGGCAAGTTTTACTCTGCCCACCTGCCGATCAGCGACTCCAACAGCTACGACAATATGGGCAATGTCTACAATGTGACCAGGATTCTCACTCCTGACTACACCTTCGACGCCACCAAGTACCAGAACTATTCTCCACTCT of the Penicillium psychrofluorescens genome assembly, chromosome: 1 genome contains:
- a CDS encoding uncharacterized protein (ID:PFLUO_001339-T1.cds;~source:funannotate), with the protein product MPLTGHCLCNAVTYSVDVDEPLITAYDHCDDCQRQSGSTYSLVAVVPKAKLTVKGPVKTWTGKGSSGNAVHRSFCSECGSPIAHDPDAAPEIIALKAGTLDTEIKKNLKPDTEIWTVSKLPFCQEHLAKPFKHMPE
- a CDS encoding uncharacterized protein (ID:PFLUO_001340-T1.cds;~source:funannotate) — its product is MSFEIPSISELKRAAECGQRITREDVSVISQAETELTGSGPVRGGPAATAQSLSMRQMNFDTKFDEVSRKPQSHITQEDAREIQATEGRAFNRPPGMGSVSAQVRSIANRNEALGLPPVSADVPVYVTKEDARIAQRNESLLYGGQNPSAGMAAQMQSAADKMEHARRGLE
- a CDS encoding uncharacterized protein (ID:PFLUO_001341-T1.cds;~source:funannotate) encodes the protein MPEPSTTLPKKGKKACTECRQQKAKCDVYVNNPCSRCRKMKAECVISDPFKREHKRKRLSELQKESEELRRKLSAESPDPSPIALLTAAAEMGVREGPSAGGGDLHIPVSQVAAATAYPFTTSGPAPGWTENTADITKPRSVNGIWVTGEEIDDLFRLFFSHYAQFIPILDPQTLPNTYYAQSPFLFWAVIGVSCRNYSRNPTLLMALAQSITEMAFLSGVSPSPPWHTIQGLLLLLTWPLPKGHRPDVTFTMSGLLLHIAMQNGLHIPMSSHEFSRVKISAPSESDMIRRAELWAHCVVVYQRVCVIKGQSPRILVNLAQDPAQRQLLFDKVASSLVLKLRCQELMARCSQAVQENGVRTMSVDQERALDILLRTYESQVDELELQAVTDDERYHAVLCRMVVQIFHFYKTQTILSSGCFPRLVATACHMIDLIHIITSRLNSASMAPVQFGFGLLLASVALLRILKSSTSQTLDTGRARESFFTAINLAKQMSVESTDMAAKTVTVLNALWNSSKAFRKADGSEYTGLRIRSRLAISAVVDAIWWYRDEFDPSRSFVLAQAELGDGILPPRARSGAGTNNPESTGVDSNRDASSSALLSAAAASADRQESFLLDENFLDDFEWALGDDALFSIDPVSTWPSTSTLL
- a CDS encoding uncharacterized protein (ID:PFLUO_001342-T1.cds;~source:funannotate); protein product: MEKNESEIAVTTGAMVDEKAVPDDALTQLRNLKEHHHWDPNLPDDVLEEVDEALNTSDKGAQIEIAHELLDNSPYIEVRAAVPNVDEGGSANTLRAWVIGLVFATIGSALNMLFSMRQPYIVIPSYIAQVCAYPVGRAWEKIMPNKTFRFFGREIILNPGPFNKKEHAVIVIMANATFGGGAAYATDTLLAQRAFYNQRYGWPFEIFMCISTQMLGFGMAGFFSRWLVTPAAMIWPSTLINTSLFTALHDHSRPDPRKVSGWKIGKYRLFLYTMIAAFCWYWFPGYIAPFLSVFAWITWIKPQNVVVNQLFGGWTGLSLIPMTFDWTQISGFNFSPLIAPWYAIANTLLGMVIFFWIVTCGVHFSGKFYSAHLPISDSNSYDNMGNVYNVTRILTPDYTFDATKYQNYSPLFLSTTFMLNYGLSFASMTAVLVHTAIFHGPDIWARFRSFGKETEDVHGRLMAKYKTVPLWWYLVVFLLMAAMALGVSIGYPTHLSWWAFIIALIISAVFFIPLGIVKASTNIDLGLNVITEFIVGYMQPGRPMAMMLFKTYGYITMYQGMYFTQDLKLGHYMKVPPRLTWTAQMVAGVWSSLVQIATMNWALSTIKDVCSQNQPNHYSCPNGRVFFNASIIWGTIGPKRMFSIHELYSPLLIFFAVGAVVPVMVYFLARAFPKSPIRYINAPILFGGAGLIPPATPLNYLSWGIVGFVFNKYIRGRFRGWWMQYNYVFSAGLDVGLVLSTILIFLTLSLTNTSFPSWWGTRIAAETVDAMDTAIQIQGVKFGPEHW